A single genomic interval of Notolabrus celidotus isolate fNotCel1 chromosome 13, fNotCel1.pri, whole genome shotgun sequence harbors:
- the rpl7l1 gene encoding 60S ribosomal protein L7-like 1: MAEEAESKKVIKLVPEYLLKKRKAYQAIKATQAKLALLDKRKVSKGKPLKFKRLEDFLKDSHKKHRDETRIRRADHRPPAPLPPAKNRLAFAVRIREIKGASPKVLKVVQMLRLRQIFSGAFVKINKTSVAMMKILEPYVAWGFPNLKSVRELILKRGQTRVIKKKVPLTDNTFIEQHMGKHGIICLEDLIHEIYSVGKGFRAANNFLLPFKLSVARHAARDKAGLLKDLGNPGFRGTDINAIIRQLN; the protein is encoded by the exons ATGGCTGAGGAAGCGGA ATCCAAGAAGGTGATCAAGCTGGTCCCTGAGTatctgctgaagaagaggaaagcaTACCAGGCCATTAAAGCCACGCAGGCCAAGCTCGCACTGCTCGACAAGAGGAAG GTCTCAAAAGGAAAGCCGTTAAAGTTCAAGCGTTTGGAAGACTTTTTGAAAGACAGTCACAAGAAGCACCGGGATGAAACTCGGATTAGGAGAGCCGATCACAGGCCGCCcgctcctctccctcctgccAAGAACAGACTTGCCTTCGCTGTCCGCATCAGAGA GATTAAAGGTGCCAGTCCCAAGGTGTTGAAGGTGGTCCAGATGCTAAGGCTCAGACAGATTTTCAGCGGGGCCTTCGTCAAAATCAACAAGACCTCTGTAGCCATGATGAAGATCCTGGAGCCGTATGTGGCCTGGGG ATTCCCCAACCTGAAGTCAGTGCGTGAGCTGATTCTGAAGAGAGGACAGACCAGAGTAATCAAGAAGAAGGTTCCTCTCACAGACAACACCTTCATCGAGCAGCACATGG gtAAACATGGGATCATCTGTTTGGAGGACCTGATCCATGAGATCTACTCTGTAGGGAAGGGCTTCAGGGCCGCCAACAACTTCCTGTTGCCTTTCAAGCTGTCGGTGGCTCGTCACGCTGCGAGGGATAAGGCCGGGCTTCTGAAGGACTTGGGAAATCCAGGGTTTCGTGGTACTGACATTAACGCTATCATCAGACAACTGAACTGA